The genomic stretch tattacaaatttaatgacatggcTGACTCAAACtcattgatacaactacactaagcttgtatttttaagtattattttaattttttttttctcgttgtGTATTAGATAAAAGAGGATCGAACATCTATTTGTTCTTGTGAGAGAAAATACCGAAATCAAAGCCGCCGTTATGTTCAAACTAGTTAAAACGTATCCGTATACAATACGTCAATACAAAATGTCATTGAATTCTTTGTTTTCTCCTGTTTGCTTCATTCATAACCTGCTCTGTAAATCACTGTGGGTTtaatatcatttttgttttggagATTAAAAGTTTAGAAAAACGACATTgtccaaatttattttctagtgaGTTCTCATACATAACCTttcgattcatgtttttttctaattaaaaatcgTATGTACAAAATAGACACGATGTTACAGTGTAGCATGGAAATTAAactttagttttgaaatatcagttttatttagaaaagaaataaaaacaaagaaatgagtCATAATATTTGAATACATAGATTCCTATTtgatcactttttttaaaaatcaaaatatattaagtTGAAGATACTGAAcattttcacctttctttctagCCAGCGACCAGGATTTGTTCAAGCGACTTCACAATGAATTCTCTGTTATATTCTTAGTATTTGACAAGCTGAACAGTGCATTCAGTAAgtcaacttttttaaaagaaaagttaatGAATTCAATGCAATAagaaatatagtgaaataaagaTTGGTAGTATCTATTCTTATAAAGAAAGTCATTAATGTAAATTCAAAAGATGTCACTGGACTATATATTTAAACAGGTGGTACAGAGATAAAAGACACAATGTTCTTGGTCTCTTAGTTCTATTCTCTCTTTTATTGTAGGTCCACCTTCCTACAGTGTATGGACAACTCTGTTGGCTAATGTGCACGATACTTTGCTCGAGATTGCCAGACTTTCAAGCATTTTATTAGGTAAGTCtactttttaatattattgAAAGACCGTTATATTTGGGGGAGTGGTGGTTGATTGGTCAAGTACTTGCTTTCCGAACCGAGGATTcacaggttcgaatctcggtaaaggttaggattttgaatttatgaatttttaggatgcctcgaagtctaatgggtacctgacattagtttgggaaatgAAAGGctattggtcattgtgctggaaaTATGAAACCATTGTTAACCTTTGGTCATAATCAACAGacgaccattacatcatctgcgctatggattgcaaggtctgaaaggggtagtTTAGTTTTTCACTTTAcacatcttatgtacatttaaatagattcatTACCTAGAACTTTTTAGATCTAACAATTtcgaaataataattatgagatgaGAGTGCTCTTATATGTTTACATCTAAATCTGGTAATCCCAGTAATTGAACATCTAAAATAAGAACACTCTCGCCTTATAATTATTAtcttgcaatttttagatacataatctagacaCATCTAAGTAATCAATCTATTGAAATGTACATGATAAAAATCAACAGACTTGAATTATTTCAATCTAAGagtttgaaaacattttctCAATGAAGCTAATAGTAAACAACTTTATATCATAGAAGATTTGCATAAGTATCTAGTTATGTGATTTATAtctcattctatttaaaatccacaaaatggtattgcattatttctaaactttgaaaactaaagatcattactttacTAAGACAGAAATAtcaaaaaagtattataaataagcatatttatttattagatgaaatgagggcttaaCAGTACAATTACACAATaactaagcaaaaaaaaaatattttattggggatgaagtgaccgggaatgaagtgaccggtcatcGAAAACTTGATCTTAATCTAGATCTGAACTGGTAGGgttgaaattttgaaaaaagatattttcttgttattctTCAAtgaaaccaaaaagaaaaactaaatagaGTTTCTAGGCTGCTAATGTATTAGTACAGTTTTTATTAGCATTTATACTAAAATGAGATTTATTTGAGCTATTGCCTCCTTGGGCCTCACGGCTAATGATAATCTCAAGCTTAGAAATACAAGTATATAGGTATGTGTGTCAAATCTTCTTTccgtattatatttatatatattgtaggCAAAAATGTATATCTCACATAAATATTGAATTGCATAAGTATGCCCCATTAAATTACTCAATAAATCAAAAGTCTAATACCGTTTTCTAAATGTAggaatccttaaaaaaaaaaagggagtcaTTTAATGAATTAATGTTCAAAGGAAAACTAAATCGTTTCACTAATGCCAATGAATTATAAGCTCATTGATAAGTCAACATTTTGTTCTTGATGTGTGTACAAGTCAACATTTTGTTCTTGATGTGTGTACAAGTCAACATTTTGTTCTTGATGTGTGTACAAGTCAACATTTTGTTCTTGATGTGTGTACAAGTCAACATTTTGTTCTTGATGTGTGTACAAGTCAACATTTTGTTCTTGATGTGTGTACAagtcagcattttgttcttgatGTGTGTACAAGTCAACATTTTGTTCTTGATGTGTGTACAAGTCAACATTTTGTTCTTGATGTGTGTATTTCTTACGTTTCTTACAGATCGCTCTCAAGGTTCCAGCCAGATTGTCCGGTACAAACGTTCTTATGGTTATAAACCTCCATATTATCCTCCACCACCTCCACCACCTCCACCACCTCCACCATGCTATGGATATCAGTGCCATGGTTAAGTTAAAACGTTGTTTTTAGTACAAGAAATTGTTttgaaagtaaaattaaaaacatccAATACTTCCATCTCTTCCGTAGTTGTGTTCCTCTGTCTTTAAAGTTATCTGTTTATTCATTTTGATCTTTTCATTTACAATGTTCATCATTTTCACACGCCATTGCATCCAGCGCATGaggcagattttaaaaaattgaccatCAAGGCTTCAACACAAAACAAGCCTTAAATACAAGGCTAATTTGTGGCTAAACCAGAGGCAGTACAGCTTGAATTTGATTCAGATGAATAACACAAATAATACCAACTAACTGCATcattaataacaaaatataaagtttttcaacaacaataaaaaataaataaatctggaaaatatttcaaaagtcTTGCAGCATCTGGAAATTACACACAGACCACagatgtgtatcaaggattggcctctttagtcacatgagaagttgcaaaaagaagaacaaaaaatg from Biomphalaria glabrata chromosome 9, xgBioGlab47.1, whole genome shotgun sequence encodes the following:
- the LOC106076093 gene encoding uncharacterized protein LOC106076093 isoform X2, translated to MLLKVSVVLFFIAVTAQGQEPTNPEQKLEAIERLVKSINAGIELKDLKQLAEELNRDLNEINNYSQSYLNELTNTNPSSASDQDLFKRLHNEFSVIFLVFDKLNSAFSPPSYSVWTTLLANVHDTLLEIARLSSILLDRSQGSSQIVRYKRSYGYKPPYYPPPPPPPPPPPPCYGYQCHG
- the LOC106076093 gene encoding uncharacterized protein LOC106076093 isoform X1; translation: MFYCFLFVHCANYETLSRLSRMLLKVSVVLFFIAVTAQGQEPTNPEQKLEAIERLVKSINAGIELKDLKQLAEELNRDLNEINNYSQSYLNELTNTNPSSASDQDLFKRLHNEFSVIFLVFDKLNSAFSPPSYSVWTTLLANVHDTLLEIARLSSILLDRSQGSSQIVRYKRSYGYKPPYYPPPPPPPPPPPPCYGYQCHG
- the LOC106076093 gene encoding uncharacterized protein LOC106076093 isoform X4 — translated: MLTCCKVTAQGQEPTNPEQKLEAIERLVKSINAGIELKDLKQLAEELNRDLNEINNYSQSYLNELTNTNPSSASDQDLFKRLHNEFSVIFLVFDKLNSAFSPPSYSVWTTLLANVHDTLLEIARLSSILLDRSQGSSQIVRYKRSYGYKPPYYPPPPPPPPPPPPCYGYQCHG
- the LOC106076093 gene encoding uncharacterized protein LOC106076093 isoform X3 — translated: MLTCCNVTAQGQEPTNPEQKLEAIERLVKSINAGIELKDLKQLAEELNRDLNEINNYSQSYLNELTNTNPSSASDQDLFKRLHNEFSVIFLVFDKLNSAFSPPSYSVWTTLLANVHDTLLEIARLSSILLDRSQGSSQIVRYKRSYGYKPPYYPPPPPPPPPPPPCYGYQCHG